The Kiritimatiellia bacterium genome window below encodes:
- a CDS encoding putative molybdenum carrier protein, translating into MAKVRPPVPRIARIVSGGQTGVDRAALDAALALGVPHGGWCPKGRLAEDGAIPRRYRLRQVKSPDPSVRTLANVRDSDATLILARGPLTGGTRYTAECARALRRPLLVVDPTGTSDPVPRILRWLARVARNRPIVLNIAGPRASQDDLYGPARQTVERLLADCAERRRLPRQSSGAG; encoded by the coding sequence ATGGCTAAAGTACGACCCCCAGTCCCGCGCATTGCCAGAATCGTATCCGGCGGCCAGACGGGTGTCGATCGAGCCGCCCTCGATGCGGCCCTCGCGCTGGGTGTCCCGCACGGGGGCTGGTGCCCGAAAGGGCGCCTGGCTGAGGATGGCGCGATCCCGCGGCGGTACCGCTTGCGTCAGGTGAAGTCTCCGGACCCTTCGGTTCGCACGTTGGCAAACGTCCGGGATTCGGACGCCACCCTCATCTTAGCGCGGGGTCCGCTGACTGGCGGCACGCGATATACCGCGGAGTGCGCGCGGGCGTTGCGGCGTCCGCTTCTCGTGGTGGATCCGACGGGGACTTCCGACCCCGTTCCGCGGATCCTTCGCTGGCTGGCGCGTGTGGCCCGGAACCGCCCGATAGTCCTGAATATTGCCGGCCCGCGCGCCTCGCAGGACGACCTGTACGGCCCGGCGCGACAAACAGTGGAACGGCTGTTGGCCGACTGCGCCGAGCGTCGGCGCCTGCCGCGTCAGTCCTCCGGCGCCGGCTGA
- a CDS encoding radical SAM protein → MRSRFEHLPAYLALREANELEQRARQAAERLQACDLCPWQCRIDRRRAQLGRCRTGSRARVASYGPHFGEEAPLVGRGGSGTIFFARCNLKCLFCQNHEISQADEGPEVDAEQLAAIMLRLQSMGCSNINLVSPSHVIAPILQALVIAVDQGLRLPIVYNTGGYDSVDALHLLDGVVDIYLPDMKFADPEIARRLSGPPDYPAVNRAAVREMHRQVGDLQIGADGLARRGLLVRHLVLPNGLAGTPDIARFLASEISPDTYINVMAQYHPCYCARMDPSLSRPITRGEYLEAVRAVRAAGLHRLDQPAPED, encoded by the coding sequence ATGCGCAGCCGATTCGAACATCTTCCCGCCTATTTGGCGCTCCGCGAAGCGAATGAGTTGGAACAGCGTGCACGCCAAGCCGCCGAAAGGCTCCAGGCGTGTGATCTTTGTCCTTGGCAATGCCGCATCGACCGTCGCCGTGCGCAATTAGGGCGTTGCCGGACGGGTTCGCGCGCGCGCGTCGCATCCTACGGACCGCACTTCGGCGAAGAGGCCCCCCTCGTCGGACGGGGCGGGTCCGGAACGATTTTTTTTGCACGCTGCAATTTGAAATGCCTGTTCTGCCAGAACCACGAAATCAGCCAGGCGGACGAGGGACCGGAAGTCGACGCGGAACAGCTCGCGGCGATCATGCTTCGACTCCAGTCGATGGGATGTAGCAACATCAACCTTGTCTCTCCAAGCCATGTGATAGCGCCGATCCTCCAGGCCCTCGTGATCGCGGTGGATCAGGGCTTGCGTCTCCCGATTGTGTACAACACGGGGGGATATGATTCGGTCGACGCGTTGCACCTGCTTGACGGCGTCGTGGACATCTACCTGCCTGACATGAAATTTGCCGATCCTGAGATTGCGCGCCGCCTGTCCGGTCCACCCGATTATCCGGCCGTCAATCGGGCCGCCGTTCGCGAAATGCATCGGCAGGTCGGCGATCTCCAAATCGGCGCAGACGGCCTGGCGCGCCGCGGACTGCTCGTCCGGCACCTTGTTCTTCCCAATGGCCTCGCCGGAACCCCGGATATAGCGCGGTTCCTTGCATCTGAAATTTCCCCCGACACCTATATCAACGTCATGGCGCAGTATCACCCGTGCTACTGCGCCCGCATGGACCCGTCCCTCTCACGGCCCATCACGCGCGGCGAATACTTGGAGGCCGTGCGCGCCGTGCGAGCCGCGGGTCTCCATCGCCTGGATCAGCCGGCGCCGGAGGACTGA
- the ccsA gene encoding cytochrome c biogenesis protein CcsA translates to MTQIAHFARVVGAASVLLALAAAPAGAQVSDYDAFSRIPVQDGGRIMPMDTYARLRLLQFSGRSTYQGMPAVEWLARLIFDPNAAQTDRVVLVNNSELLEAIGLDHLRGRRFSYAELRPGLEKLGELARAAAEHKSEDRTPLEREFIRVYQNLSAFGALAASFRFALPHPDFAVTNPALRARLGLPPDGTNAHSFLDIYLRAGATAAEVQRLAAVPPEEWSPEESELFTLTSTLFNWNRYYKGLPIALMPVSAHGTEQWVSPWDHLALGRLDEDSRRELVRLQDMARAWLEGRTVDFKLAAQDVARSVRARAQESRGLRYLDLEVLYNRLNPFLRAQMLYGIGFLVSLAALWRGTPAWRRAAIAAVAIAMIPHTLGLIWRMQIMGRPPMTNLYSTFLFVSWACVLLGFVVEWFQRNGLGGFLGAAAGLLLLTVSKRFEIQGDTLGVVIAVLDSNFWLSTHVVAITVGYAGVLAAGIAGHVYLIQALKWPASHPRQRAAQRAIYGLLAFGLIFSFLGTMLGGVWADQSWGRFWGWDPKENGALLIVLWCAILFHARWAGMIGPIGLAAGSVLGIIVVLFAWIGVNLLGVGLHSYGFTTGAAAGLWAAVIAELLFAGVLTPLARRREVAARA, encoded by the coding sequence ATGACCCAAATCGCTCATTTCGCCCGCGTGGTGGGAGCGGCCTCCGTTCTGCTCGCTCTTGCGGCGGCCCCGGCAGGCGCGCAGGTGTCCGACTATGACGCCTTTTCTCGGATCCCTGTACAGGACGGCGGCCGCATCATGCCGATGGACACTTACGCCCGGCTGCGGCTGCTTCAGTTTTCAGGTCGAAGCACCTACCAGGGAATGCCGGCGGTGGAATGGCTCGCCCGCCTAATCTTCGACCCCAACGCCGCGCAGACCGACCGGGTCGTTCTGGTGAATAATTCCGAACTTCTCGAGGCGATAGGGCTCGACCACTTGAGGGGACGTCGGTTTTCCTACGCGGAACTTCGGCCTGGCCTGGAAAAGCTCGGGGAATTGGCGAGGGCGGCCGCGGAGCATAAGTCGGAGGACCGCACGCCACTGGAGCGCGAGTTTATCCGGGTCTATCAGAACCTTTCGGCGTTTGGCGCGCTGGCCGCCAGTTTTCGCTTCGCATTGCCGCATCCTGACTTCGCAGTCACCAACCCGGCCCTCCGCGCCCGATTGGGTCTGCCTCCAGACGGAACCAACGCACACAGTTTTCTCGACATTTATTTACGTGCAGGCGCCACCGCGGCGGAGGTCCAGCGGCTCGCTGCCGTTCCGCCGGAAGAGTGGTCGCCGGAGGAGTCGGAACTATTTACGTTGACCTCGACACTGTTCAACTGGAACCGCTACTACAAAGGACTTCCCATCGCGCTGATGCCCGTTTCCGCGCACGGAACGGAGCAGTGGGTCAGTCCTTGGGATCATCTCGCACTCGGCCGGCTGGATGAGGATTCTCGCCGCGAGCTTGTCCGTCTTCAGGATATGGCGCGGGCGTGGCTCGAGGGGCGGACAGTCGATTTCAAATTGGCGGCTCAGGACGTCGCCCGTTCTGTCCGTGCGAGGGCGCAAGAATCGCGGGGCCTGCGCTATCTAGACCTCGAGGTGCTTTACAATCGTCTGAATCCGTTTCTTCGCGCCCAGATGCTCTACGGGATCGGCTTCCTCGTGAGCCTTGCCGCCCTCTGGCGTGGGACGCCGGCGTGGCGACGCGCCGCGATCGCCGCCGTCGCGATCGCCATGATCCCCCACACGCTCGGGTTAATCTGGCGCATGCAAATCATGGGCCGGCCGCCGATGACGAATCTATACTCCACCTTCCTTTTCGTCTCGTGGGCGTGCGTCCTGCTCGGATTCGTCGTCGAGTGGTTCCAGAGGAACGGACTGGGAGGCTTCCTCGGCGCGGCAGCCGGCCTGTTGCTATTGACGGTTTCAAAACGCTTCGAAATCCAGGGCGATACATTGGGCGTGGTCATCGCTGTTCTCGACTCGAATTTTTGGCTGTCCACCCATGTGGTAGCGATCACCGTAGGTTATGCCGGAGTCCTCGCAGCGGGCATTGCGGGCCACGTCTACCTCATCCAAGCGCTGAAATGGCCGGCATCCCACCCGCGGCAGCGTGCGGCGCAGCGCGCGATTTATGGGCTGCTCGCATTCGGCCTGATCTTTTCGTTCCTCGGTACCATGCTCGGCGGCGTATGGGCGGACCAGTCCTGGGGTCGCTTCTGGGGGTGGGATCCAAAGGAGAACGGCGCGCTGCTGATCGTATTGTGGTGCGCGATCCTGTTCCATGCGCGGTGGGCGGGAATGATCGGCCCCATTGGACTCGCCGCAGGCAGCGTGCTGGGCATTATCGTGGTTCTGTTCGCTTGGATTGGCGTCAACCTGTTGGGCGTGGGCCTGCATTCCTACGGTTTCACCACCGGAGCCGCTGCCGGGCTGTGGGCGGCAGTGATTGCTGAGTTGCTCTTTGCGGGTGTGCTCACCCCCCTCGCCCGTCGGCGCGAGGTCGCCGCGCGGGCGTGA
- a CDS encoding cytochrome c biogenesis protein ResB, protein MKGSSLSLRSGLSLEWLGSAKITVYGLSVLMVLTFWGTLYQVEHGLYQAKSRFFDSWIVWIGGLIPFPGTQLVLTILAVNLVVYLARLLAQRAMPFGLLLTHLGLLLLLLGGAVTRWFASESQLTLKEGEASSAAASYQHWELAVWSSDGIARDVVAYLADGLKPGDVRRFEEAGLTIEVEEYHRNARAFQSTAPIANPPLSRQGITSLRPARPAREPGENIAGAILRIRPDDAPEVRAILFGEDEVPRAFERNGTAFRVGLRRAREPLPFVVRLIDFRREMHPGTEMARHFSSFVSVSAEGVERNVLIAMNKPLRERGYTLYQASYREESDGTQWSTFAVTYNVGRLIPYVSTVVIVAGLAWHFVAMMVQQVRKSHA, encoded by the coding sequence ATGAAGGGCTCCTCCCTATCCCTGCGCAGCGGCCTCTCCCTGGAGTGGCTCGGCTCGGCGAAAATCACCGTCTACGGGCTTTCCGTGTTGATGGTGCTCACATTCTGGGGAACGCTCTATCAGGTCGAACACGGTCTGTATCAGGCGAAGTCGCGTTTCTTTGATTCATGGATCGTCTGGATCGGGGGCCTGATCCCCTTTCCCGGCACGCAACTGGTGTTGACCATCCTCGCGGTCAATCTGGTCGTCTATCTCGCGAGGCTCCTTGCGCAACGCGCGATGCCGTTCGGCCTTTTGCTCACGCACCTCGGCCTGCTTCTGCTTCTACTGGGCGGCGCGGTGACGCGTTGGTTTGCCTCCGAATCGCAACTGACGCTCAAGGAGGGCGAGGCCAGCAGCGCTGCCGCGTCCTACCAGCATTGGGAGCTTGCCGTCTGGTCGAGCGATGGCATCGCCCGCGACGTGGTCGCCTATCTGGCGGACGGGCTAAAGCCCGGCGACGTCCGCCGCTTCGAGGAGGCAGGCCTTACGATCGAGGTCGAGGAATATCATCGGAACGCCCGCGCCTTCCAGTCGACCGCGCCTATCGCCAATCCACCGTTGAGTCGTCAGGGGATCACCTCCCTTCGACCCGCGCGACCGGCTAGGGAACCGGGCGAAAATATCGCGGGGGCAATCCTTAGGATTCGCCCGGATGACGCGCCGGAGGTGCGGGCCATTCTATTTGGCGAGGATGAAGTCCCACGCGCGTTCGAGCGCAACGGAACGGCGTTTCGGGTCGGCCTTCGTCGGGCGCGAGAGCCCTTGCCCTTCGTCGTGCGACTGATCGATTTCCGCCGTGAAATGCATCCGGGCACCGAGATGGCTCGACACTTCTCGAGCTTCGTTTCGGTTTCCGCAGAAGGGGTCGAACGAAATGTGCTCATTGCGATGAACAAGCCTTTGCGCGAGCGGGGTTACACCCTCTACCAGGCTTCCTACCGCGAGGAGTCGGATGGCACCCAATGGTCCACGTTTGCGGTCACGTATAACGTCGGCCGATTGATTCCCTACGTGTCAACCGTCGTCATTGTGGCGGGGTTGGCCTGGCATTTTGTCGCGATGATGGTACAGCAGGTCCGAAAGAGCCATGCGTAA